In Hasllibacter sp. MH4015, the following proteins share a genomic window:
- the rpmE gene encoding 50S ribosomal protein L31 — protein sequence MKKDLHPDYHVIDVKMTNGDIVQMRSAWGSEGDTLSLDIDPTVHPAWTGGGARLLDTGGRVSKFKKKYEGLGF from the coding sequence ATGAAAAAGGATCTGCATCCCGATTATCACGTGATCGACGTGAAGATGACCAACGGCGACATCGTCCAGATGCGCTCGGCCTGGGGCAGCGAAGGCGACACCCTGTCGCTCGACATCGACCCCACGGTCCACCCGGCCTGGACCGGCGGCGGGGCCCGTCTGCTCGATACCGGCGGTCGCGTGTCGAAGTTCAAGAAGAAGTACGAAGGCCTGGGCTTCTAA
- a CDS encoding MarR family winged helix-turn-helix transcriptional regulator, giving the protein MPEAAEILQVIHRLSHRAWAKEGAAIGLSHSEFEYLAAIHAEAQTQFWDGDTHGQHLHNIVDRLGVSKASASAMVSKLEGRALITRIQCQMDARAQHIILTDAGADLLRRGEEIYDAIARTLPDQIAAEVAALTAP; this is encoded by the coding sequence ATGCCAGAAGCCGCCGAGATCCTGCAAGTCATTCACCGCCTCTCCCACCGGGCGTGGGCGAAGGAGGGCGCGGCAATCGGGTTGAGCCACAGCGAGTTCGAATACCTCGCGGCAATCCACGCCGAGGCGCAGACGCAGTTCTGGGACGGGGATACCCACGGGCAGCACCTGCACAATATCGTGGATCGCCTTGGCGTCTCCAAGGCGTCGGCCAGTGCCATGGTCTCCAAGCTGGAAGGTCGCGCGTTGATTACGCGCATCCAATGTCAGATGGATGCCCGCGCGCAGCATATCATCCTGACCGATGCAGGTGCCGATCTGCTGAGGCGGGGGGAGGAGATTTACGACGCGATCGCACGGACCCTGCCCGACCAGATCGCAGCGGAGGTGGCGGCGCTCACCGCGCCGTGA
- the rplS gene encoding 50S ribosomal protein L19 — protein MDLIAQIEAEQVAALGKDIPDFKAGDTVRVGFRVTEGTRTRVQNYEGVCIARKNGDGIAGSFTVRKISFGEGVERVFPLYSTNIDSITVVRRGRVRRAKLYYLRSRRGKSARIAEDTNYKPRKDAQAEA, from the coding sequence ATGGACCTGATCGCACAGATCGAGGCGGAACAAGTCGCCGCCCTCGGGAAAGACATTCCCGATTTCAAGGCCGGGGATACCGTGCGCGTGGGCTTCCGCGTGACGGAAGGCACCCGCACCCGTGTTCAGAATTACGAAGGCGTCTGCATCGCGCGCAAGAACGGCGACGGCATTGCCGGATCGTTCACCGTGCGCAAGATCTCCTTCGGCGAGGGCGTGGAACGTGTGTTCCCCCTCTACTCCACCAACATCGACAGCATCACCGTCGTGCGCCGTGGCCGCGTGCGCAGGGCGAAGCTCTATTACCTCCGCTCGCGCCGCGGGAAATCCGCGCGGATCGCCGAGGATACCAATTACAAGCCGCGCAAAGATGCGCAGGCCGAAGCGTAA
- the trmD gene encoding tRNA (guanosine(37)-N1)-methyltransferase TrmD, with translation MADEPASRPPQAARSHGRLSQSASLKPRALMTDRPRLATAWCAKVITLFPETFPGVLGASLTGKALHDGLWALEPVDLRSFGIGKHRQVDDTPAGGGAGLVMKPDVMGRALDMASAGTPDDPSLWPRVYLSPRGKPFDQRDAERFARAKGMTLVCGRFEGLDQRVIDHYPLEEVSIGDYVLTGGELAAQVLLDATVRLIPGVLGNAASTQEESFSEGLLEHPQYTKPAQWRGHDIPPVLLSGDHGAVARWRRDQAEALTKARRPDLWAKSRED, from the coding sequence ATGGCCGATGAACCCGCCTCCCGTCCCCCGCAAGCCGCCAGATCCCATGGCCGGCTGTCGCAATCGGCAAGTCTGAAGCCGCGCGCGCTGATGACGGACCGCCCGCGCCTTGCAACGGCATGGTGCGCCAAGGTCATCACTCTGTTTCCCGAAACGTTCCCCGGCGTCCTTGGAGCGTCGCTGACCGGCAAGGCGTTGCACGACGGCCTTTGGGCGTTGGAGCCGGTGGACCTGCGAAGCTTCGGCATCGGCAAACACAGGCAGGTGGACGATACGCCCGCGGGCGGCGGTGCGGGGCTGGTGATGAAGCCCGACGTGATGGGCCGCGCGCTGGACATGGCCAGTGCCGGAACGCCCGACGATCCGTCCCTCTGGCCGCGCGTCTACCTCTCCCCCCGGGGCAAGCCCTTCGATCAACGCGATGCCGAACGCTTTGCCCGCGCGAAGGGCATGACGCTTGTCTGCGGGCGGTTCGAAGGCCTCGACCAGCGGGTGATCGACCATTACCCGCTGGAGGAGGTGTCGATCGGCGACTACGTCCTGACCGGCGGTGAACTGGCCGCGCAGGTCCTTCTGGATGCAACCGTCCGATTGATCCCCGGCGTGCTTGGAAACGCCGCCTCCACGCAGGAGGAAAGCTTTTCCGAAGGATTGCTGGAGCATCCCCAATACACCAAACCCGCCCAGTGGCGCGGCCACGACATCCCGCCGGTCCTTTTGTCGGGCGACCACGGCGCGGTGGCGCGATGGCGCCGTGACCAGGCCGAGGCGCTGACCAAAGCGCGCCGCCCCGACCTGTGGGCCAAATCGCGGGAAGACTGA